The proteins below come from a single Balaenoptera musculus isolate JJ_BM4_2016_0621 chromosome 1, mBalMus1.pri.v3, whole genome shotgun sequence genomic window:
- the DENND4B gene encoding DENN domain-containing protein 4B isoform X5: protein MKADAVSDGGAMAEERPPRLVDYFVIAGLAGNGAPIPEETWVPEPSGPLRPPRPAEPITDVAVIARALGEEVPQGYTCIQASAGGHPLELSAGLLGGTQPVICYRRGRDRPPLVELGVLYEGKERPKPGFQVLATTPYSHSANLAPPGPGHPRTYLTYRRAAEGAGLHALGITDLCLVLPSKGECTPHTYCRLPRNLNPGMWGPAVYLCYKVGLAKANTLVYEAVLRGVPEDQALGAASAGPGPAERRGARPGTGGPSCAQPPCHRCAVPLACLPCLPRLPHLPLPLLRLRPPPPAPGSRPRILVQMSPYDNLLLCQPVSSPLPLSGASFLQLLQSLGPELAITLLLAVLTEHKLLVHSLRPDLLTSVCEALVSMIFPLHWQCPYIPLCPLVLADVLSAPVPFIVGIHSSYFDLHDPPADVICVDLDTNTLFQAEEKKPLSPRILPRRPYKVLLATLTNLYQQLDQTYTGPEEEASLEFLLTDYEAVCGRRARLEREVQGAFLRFMACLLKGYRDFLRPLTQAPSEGSRDVNNLFFLQGFLKSRERSSHKLYSQLLHTQMFSQFIEECSFGSARHAALEFFDSCVDKVHPEQEKPDPTPLVELEELSGSELTVFITPPEEPPAPEGSESTPQYCYDGFPELQAELFESPQEQPGALPVPGPSRSAPSSPAPRRTKQEMKIAQRMAQKSAAVPELWARCLLGHCYGLWFLCLPAYVRLAPSRVRALQTAYQVLRQMESRKVVLPDEVCYRVLMQLCSHYGQPVLSVRVMLDMRRAGIVPNTITYGYYNKAVLESKWPSGTPGGRLRWAKLRNVVLGAAQFRQPLRERRQRWQHQKQEEEAETAAQEAGGSQTEPYLERPSPTRPLQRQTTWAGRSLRDPASPTGRLVKSGSLGSARGAQPTVEAGVAHMIEALGVLESRGSPVPWHDGSLSDLSLTGEEPAPGGSPGDTGSALSTQSTETLQGPSGRVPKDGWRQDEASTPRRGLGARLQQLLTPSRRSPASRVPPPELPPDLPPPARRSPMDSLLRPRERPGSTASEVSSASLGSEWDLSESSLSSVSLRHSSERLSDTPGSFQPPSLEILLSSCSLCRACDSLVYDEEIMAGWAPDDSNLNTTCPFCTCPFVPLLSVQTFDSRPSAPSPKPASAGASGSKDAPVPGGPGPVLSDRRLCLALDEPQLCNGHVGGTSRRVESGAWAYLSPLVLRKELESLVENEGSEVLALPELPAAHPIIFWNLLWYFQRLRLPSILPCLVLASCDGSPPPQAPSPWIMPDPASVQVRLLWDVLTPDPNSCPPLYVLWRVHSQIPQRVVWPGPVPASLSLALLESVLRHVGLNEVHKAIGLLLETLGPPPTGLHLQRGIYREILFLTLAALGKDHVDIVAFDKKYKSAFNKLASSMGKEELRQRRAQMPTPKAIDCRKYFGAPLEC, encoded by the exons ATGAAGGCAG ATGCAGTGAGTGACGGGGGGGCCATGGCGGAGGAGCGGCCCCCCCGGCTGGTGGATTACTTCGTGATAGCTGGGCTTGCAGGGAACGGAGCACCCATCCCTGAGGAAACATGGGTTCCTGAACCCAGTGGGCCCCTTCGCCCTCCCCGGCCAGCTGAGCCCATCACAGATGTGGCAGTCATCGCTAGGGCCCTGGGCGAGGAGGTGCCCCAGGGCTACACATGCATCCAGGCTTCTGCTGGGGGCCACCCCTTGGAACTCAGTGCTGGGCTCCTGGGTGGAACTCAACCAGTCATCTGCTACCGGAGGGGGCGTGACAGGCCCCCCCTCGTTGAGCTGGG GGTGTTGTATGAGGGGAAGGAACGTCCCAAGCCTGGCTTCCAAGTACTAGCTACGACACCCTACAGCCACTCAGCCAACCTGGCCCCTCCAGGCCCTGGGCACCCCCGCACCTACCTCACTTACCGGCGGGCAGCAGAGGGGGCAGGGCTGCATGCCCTGGGCATCACTGACCTCTGCCTGGTGCTGCCCAGCAAGGGCGAGTGCACGCCTCATACTTACTGCCGATTGCCCCGCAACCTCAACCCTGGCATG TGGGGCCCAGCAGTGTACCTGTGCTACAAGGTGGGCCTGGCCAAGGCCAACACGCTGGTGTATGAGGCAG TTCTACGAGGCGTTCCCGAGGACCAGGCTCTCGGAGCGGCAAGCGCGGGCCCTGGGCCTGCTGAGCGCCGTGGAGCGCGGCCGGGCACTGGGGGGCCGAGCTGTGCGCAGCCGCCGTGCCATCGCTGTGCTGTCCCGCTGGCCTGCCTTCCCTGCCTTCCGCGCCTTCCTCACCTTCCTCTACCGCTACTCCGTCTCAGGCCCCCACCGCCTGCCCCTGGAAGC aGACCCCGCATCCTGGTTCAG ATGTCTCCCTATGACAACCTGCTCCTCTGCCAGCCTGTatcctcacccctgcccctcaG TGGTGCCAGCTTCCTGCAGCTGCTGCAGAGCCTGGGCCCTGAGCTGGCTATCACGCTGCTGCTGGCTGTGCTCACGGAGCACAAACTACTAGTCCACTCGCTGCGGCCGGACCTGCTCACCAGCGTCTGCGAGGCCCTCGTCTCT ATGATCTTCCCGCTGCACTGGCAGTGCCCCTACATTCCGCTGTGCCCGCTAGTGCTGGCAGACGTGCTGAGCGCCCCCGTGCCCTTCATCGTGGGTATCCACTCCAGTTACTTCGATCTGCATGACCCGCCTGCGGATGTCATCTGTGTCGATCTTGATACCAACACGCTCTTCCA GGCTGAGGAAAAGAAGCCCCTCTCCCCTCGGATCCTGCCCCGCAGACCCTACAAGGTTCTGCTGGCTACACTGACAAACCTGTACCAGCAGCTGGATCAGA CATATACTGGACCCGAGGAGGAGGCCTCCCTGGAATTCCTGCTGACAGACTATGAGGCAGTGTGCGGCCGCCGGGCCCGGCTGGAGCGCGAGGTCCAGGGAGCCTTCCTCCGCTTCATGGCCTGCCTGCTCAAGGGCTACCGGGACTTCCTGCGCCCGCTCACCCAGGCCCCCTCTGAGGGGTCTCGTGATGTCAACAACCTCTTCTTCCTGCAGG GCTTCCTCAAATCCCGGGAACGCTCCAGCCACAAGCTGTACTCCCAGCTGCTGCACACACAGATGTTCTCGCAGTTCATTGAGGAATGTTCCTTTGGCTCTGCTCGGCATGCTGCCCTGGAATTCTTTGACTCTTGTGTTGACAAG GTCCACCCAGAGCAGGAGAAGCCTGACCCAACACCCTTGGTGGAGCTGGAGGAGCTGTCGGGAAGTGAGCTCACTGTCTTTATCACACCTCCTGAGGAGCCACCGGCGCCAGAGGGCAGTGAATCTACCCCCCAGTACTG CTACGATGGATTCCCCGAACTACAGGCTGAGCTGTTTGAGTCTCCTCAAGAGCAACCCGGGGCTCTGCCTGTGCCAGGTCCATCCCGTAGTGCCCCCAGCAGTCCTGCCCCTCGCCGTACCAAACAG GAGATGAAGATCGCACAGAGGATGGCGCAAAAGTCAGCAGCTGTGCCTGAGCTCTGGGCCCGGTGCCTGCTGGGCCACTGCTATGGGCTGTGGTTCCTGTGTCTGCCTGCCTATGTGCGGTTGGCGCCCTCCAGGGTGCGGGCACTGCAAACGGCTTACCAGGTGCTGCGCCAGATGGAGAGCCGCAAGGTGGTGCTGCCCGACGAG GTGTGTTATCGGGTGTTGATGCAGCTCTGCTCACACTATGGGCAGCCCGTGTTGTCCGTGCGGGTCATGCTGGACATGCGGCGGGCAGGCATCGTGCCCAACACCATCACCTACGGCTACTATAACAAG GCCGTGCTGGAAAGCAAGTGGCCGTCTGGTACACCGGGTGGGCGCCTGCGCTGGGCCAAGCTCCGGAACGTGGTCCTGGGGGCTGCTCAGTTCCGCCAGCCCTTGAGAGAACGGCGGCAGCGGTGGCAGCAtcagaagcaggaggaggaggcagagacGGCAGCACAAGAGGCAGGCGGCTCCCAGACAG AGCCCTATCTGGAGCGCCCCTCCCCTACCCGCCCCCTTCAGCGCCAGACTACCTGGGCTGGGCGAAGCCTGAGGGACCCTGCCTCGCCTACGGGGCGCCTGGTGAAGAGTGGCAGCCTGGGTAGTGCCCGAGGGGCACAGCCCACTGTGGAGGCTGGCGTGGCCCACA TGATAGAGGCCTTGGGGGTACTGGAATCCCGGGGATCACCTGTGCCCTGGCACGATGGAAGCCTCTCAGACCTGAGCCTGACCGGGGAGGAGCCGGCACCTGGAGGCAgcccaggggacacaggctcagcCCTGAGTACCCAGTCCACTGAAACCCTGCAAGGGCCAAGTGGGCGGGTACCCAAGGATGGCTGGCGTCAGGATGAGGCCAGCACCCCCCGAAGAGGGCTGGGTGCCCGCCTCCAACAGCTGCTCACTCCTTCCCGCCGCTCCCCTGCCTCTCGTGTTCCCCCACCTGAGCTGCCCCCTGACCTGCCTCCCCCAGCCCGCCGCAGCCCCATGGACAGCCTTCTGCGCCCCCGGGAGCGCCCTGGATCCACTGCATCCGAGGTA agctcagcctctctgggcaGTGAGTGGGACCTCTCAGAATCTTCTCTCAGCAGCGTGAGCCTTCGCCATTCCTCAGAGCGCCTCAGTGACACCCCTGGATCCTTCCAGCCACCTTCCCTGGAA ATTCTGCTGTCTAGCTGCTCCTTGTGCCGTGCCTGTGATTCCCTGGTGTATGATGAGGAGATCATGGCTGGCTGGGCACCTGACGACTCCAACCTCAACACAACCTGTCCCTTCTGCACCTGCCCCTTTGTGCCCCTACTCAGTGTCCAGACCTTTGATTCCCGACCCAG TGCCCCCAGCCCCAAGCCTGCCTCTGCTGGTGCCAGTGGCAGCAAAGATGCTCCTGTCCCTGGGGGCCCAGGCCCTGTGCTCAGTGACCGCAGGCTCTGCCTTGCCCTGGATGAGCCCCAGCTCTGCAACGGACACGTGGGG GGTACCTCCCGGCGTGTCGAGAGTGGGGCATGGGCGTATCTGAGCCCCCTGGTGCTGCGTAAGGAACTGGAGTCGCTGGTAGAGAACGAGGGCAGTGAGGTGCTGGCGTTGCCTGAGCTGCCTGCTGCTCACCCCATCATCTTCTGGAACCTTCTGTGGTATTTCCAGCGGCTACGCCTGCCCAGTATTCTGCCATGTCTGGTGCTGGCCTCCTGTGAtggctccccacctccccag GCCCCATCTCCTTGGATAATGCCTGATCCAGCATCTGTGCAGGTGCGGCTGCTGTGGGATgtcctgacccctgaccccaatAGCTGCCCACCTCTCTATGTGCTCTGGAGGGTCCACA GCCAGATCCCCCAGCGGGTGGTATGGCCAGGCCCAGTACCTGCATCCCTTAGTCTAGCATTGCTGGAGTCCGTGCTGCGCCATGTCGGTCTCAATGAGGTGCACAAGGCTATAGGGCTCCTGCTGGAAACTCTAGGGCCCCCTCCCACTGGCCTGCACCTACAGAG GGGCATCTACCGTGAGATCTTATTCCTGACATTGGCTGCTCTGGGCAAGGACCACGTGGACATAG TGGCCTTCGACAAGAAGTACAAGTCTGCCTTTAACAAGCTGGCCAGCAGCATGGGCAAGGAGGAACTGAGGCAGCGGCGGGCACAGATGCCCACCCCAAAGGCCATTGACTGCCGAAAATATTTTGGAGCACCTCTGGAATGCTAG
- the DENND4B gene encoding DENN domain-containing protein 4B isoform X4: MKADAVSDGGAMAEERPPRLVDYFVIAGLAGNGAPIPEETWVPEPSGPLRPPRPAEPITDVAVIARALGEEVPQGYTCIQASAGGHPLELSAGLLGGTQPVICYRRGRDRPPLVELGVLYEGKERPKPGFQVLATTPYSHSANLAPPGPGHPRTYLTYRRAAEGAGLHALGITDLCLVLPSKGECTPHTYCRLPRNLNPGMWGPAVYLCYKVGLAKANTLVYEAGVRCCLAVLRGVPEDQALGAASAGPGPAERRGARPGTGGPSCAQPPCHRCAVPLACLPCLPRLPHLPLPLLRLRPPPPAPGSRPRILVQMSPYDNLLLCQPVSSPLPLSGASFLQLLQSLGPELAITLLLAVLTEHKLLVHSLRPDLLTSVCEALVSMIFPLHWQCPYIPLCPLVLADVLSAPVPFIVGIHSSYFDLHDPPADVICVDLDTNTLFQAEEKKPLSPRILPRRPYKVLLATLTNLYQQLDQTYTGPEEEASLEFLLTDYEAVCGRRARLEREVQGAFLRFMACLLKGYRDFLRPLTQAPSEGSRDVNNLFFLQGFLKSRERSSHKLYSQLLHTQMFSQFIEECSFGSARHAALEFFDSCVDKVHPEQEKPDPTPLVELEELSGSELTVFITPPEEPPAPEGSESTPQYCYDGFPELQAELFESPQEQPGALPVPGPSRSAPSSPAPRRTKQEMKIAQRMAQKSAAVPELWARCLLGHCYGLWFLCLPAYVRLAPSRVRALQTAYQVLRQMESRKVVLPDEVCYRVLMQLCSHYGQPVLSVRVMLDMRRAGIVPNTITYGYYNKAVLESKWPSGTPGGRLRWAKLRNVVLGAAQFRQPLRERRQRWQHQKQEEEAETAAQEAGGSQTEPYLERPSPTRPLQRQTTWAGRSLRDPASPTGRLVKSGSLGSARGAQPTVEAGVAHMIEALGVLESRGSPVPWHDGSLSDLSLTGEEPAPGGSPGDTGSALSTQSTETLQGPSGRVPKDGWRQDEASTPRRGLGARLQQLLTPSRRSPASRVPPPELPPDLPPPARRSPMDSLLRPRERPGSTASEVSSASLGSEWDLSESSLSSVSLRHSSERLSDTPGSFQPPSLEILLSSCSLCRACDSLVYDEEIMAGWAPDDSNLNTTCPFCTCPFVPLLSVQTFDSRPSAPSPKPASAGASGSKDAPVPGGPGPVLSDRRLCLALDEPQLCNGHVGGTSRRVESGAWAYLSPLVLRKELESLVENEGSEVLALPELPAAHPIIFWNLLWYFQRLRLPSILPCLVLASCDGSPPPQAPSPWIMPDPASVQVRLLWDVLTPDPNSCPPLYVLWRVHSQIPQRVVWPGPVPASLSLALLESVLRHVGLNEVHKAIGLLLETLGPPPTGLHLQRGIYREILFLTLAALGKDHVDIVAFDKKYKSAFNKLASSMGKEELRQRRAQMPTPKAIDCRKYFGAPLEC; the protein is encoded by the exons ATGAAGGCAG ATGCAGTGAGTGACGGGGGGGCCATGGCGGAGGAGCGGCCCCCCCGGCTGGTGGATTACTTCGTGATAGCTGGGCTTGCAGGGAACGGAGCACCCATCCCTGAGGAAACATGGGTTCCTGAACCCAGTGGGCCCCTTCGCCCTCCCCGGCCAGCTGAGCCCATCACAGATGTGGCAGTCATCGCTAGGGCCCTGGGCGAGGAGGTGCCCCAGGGCTACACATGCATCCAGGCTTCTGCTGGGGGCCACCCCTTGGAACTCAGTGCTGGGCTCCTGGGTGGAACTCAACCAGTCATCTGCTACCGGAGGGGGCGTGACAGGCCCCCCCTCGTTGAGCTGGG GGTGTTGTATGAGGGGAAGGAACGTCCCAAGCCTGGCTTCCAAGTACTAGCTACGACACCCTACAGCCACTCAGCCAACCTGGCCCCTCCAGGCCCTGGGCACCCCCGCACCTACCTCACTTACCGGCGGGCAGCAGAGGGGGCAGGGCTGCATGCCCTGGGCATCACTGACCTCTGCCTGGTGCTGCCCAGCAAGGGCGAGTGCACGCCTCATACTTACTGCCGATTGCCCCGCAACCTCAACCCTGGCATG TGGGGCCCAGCAGTGTACCTGTGCTACAAGGTGGGCCTGGCCAAGGCCAACACGCTGGTGTATGAGGCAG GTGTACGGTGCTGCCTTGCAGTTCTACGAGGCGTTCCCGAGGACCAGGCTCTCGGAGCGGCAAGCGCGGGCCCTGGGCCTGCTGAGCGCCGTGGAGCGCGGCCGGGCACTGGGGGGCCGAGCTGTGCGCAGCCGCCGTGCCATCGCTGTGCTGTCCCGCTGGCCTGCCTTCCCTGCCTTCCGCGCCTTCCTCACCTTCCTCTACCGCTACTCCGTCTCAGGCCCCCACCGCCTGCCCCTGGAAGC aGACCCCGCATCCTGGTTCAG ATGTCTCCCTATGACAACCTGCTCCTCTGCCAGCCTGTatcctcacccctgcccctcaG TGGTGCCAGCTTCCTGCAGCTGCTGCAGAGCCTGGGCCCTGAGCTGGCTATCACGCTGCTGCTGGCTGTGCTCACGGAGCACAAACTACTAGTCCACTCGCTGCGGCCGGACCTGCTCACCAGCGTCTGCGAGGCCCTCGTCTCT ATGATCTTCCCGCTGCACTGGCAGTGCCCCTACATTCCGCTGTGCCCGCTAGTGCTGGCAGACGTGCTGAGCGCCCCCGTGCCCTTCATCGTGGGTATCCACTCCAGTTACTTCGATCTGCATGACCCGCCTGCGGATGTCATCTGTGTCGATCTTGATACCAACACGCTCTTCCA GGCTGAGGAAAAGAAGCCCCTCTCCCCTCGGATCCTGCCCCGCAGACCCTACAAGGTTCTGCTGGCTACACTGACAAACCTGTACCAGCAGCTGGATCAGA CATATACTGGACCCGAGGAGGAGGCCTCCCTGGAATTCCTGCTGACAGACTATGAGGCAGTGTGCGGCCGCCGGGCCCGGCTGGAGCGCGAGGTCCAGGGAGCCTTCCTCCGCTTCATGGCCTGCCTGCTCAAGGGCTACCGGGACTTCCTGCGCCCGCTCACCCAGGCCCCCTCTGAGGGGTCTCGTGATGTCAACAACCTCTTCTTCCTGCAGG GCTTCCTCAAATCCCGGGAACGCTCCAGCCACAAGCTGTACTCCCAGCTGCTGCACACACAGATGTTCTCGCAGTTCATTGAGGAATGTTCCTTTGGCTCTGCTCGGCATGCTGCCCTGGAATTCTTTGACTCTTGTGTTGACAAG GTCCACCCAGAGCAGGAGAAGCCTGACCCAACACCCTTGGTGGAGCTGGAGGAGCTGTCGGGAAGTGAGCTCACTGTCTTTATCACACCTCCTGAGGAGCCACCGGCGCCAGAGGGCAGTGAATCTACCCCCCAGTACTG CTACGATGGATTCCCCGAACTACAGGCTGAGCTGTTTGAGTCTCCTCAAGAGCAACCCGGGGCTCTGCCTGTGCCAGGTCCATCCCGTAGTGCCCCCAGCAGTCCTGCCCCTCGCCGTACCAAACAG GAGATGAAGATCGCACAGAGGATGGCGCAAAAGTCAGCAGCTGTGCCTGAGCTCTGGGCCCGGTGCCTGCTGGGCCACTGCTATGGGCTGTGGTTCCTGTGTCTGCCTGCCTATGTGCGGTTGGCGCCCTCCAGGGTGCGGGCACTGCAAACGGCTTACCAGGTGCTGCGCCAGATGGAGAGCCGCAAGGTGGTGCTGCCCGACGAG GTGTGTTATCGGGTGTTGATGCAGCTCTGCTCACACTATGGGCAGCCCGTGTTGTCCGTGCGGGTCATGCTGGACATGCGGCGGGCAGGCATCGTGCCCAACACCATCACCTACGGCTACTATAACAAG GCCGTGCTGGAAAGCAAGTGGCCGTCTGGTACACCGGGTGGGCGCCTGCGCTGGGCCAAGCTCCGGAACGTGGTCCTGGGGGCTGCTCAGTTCCGCCAGCCCTTGAGAGAACGGCGGCAGCGGTGGCAGCAtcagaagcaggaggaggaggcagagacGGCAGCACAAGAGGCAGGCGGCTCCCAGACAG AGCCCTATCTGGAGCGCCCCTCCCCTACCCGCCCCCTTCAGCGCCAGACTACCTGGGCTGGGCGAAGCCTGAGGGACCCTGCCTCGCCTACGGGGCGCCTGGTGAAGAGTGGCAGCCTGGGTAGTGCCCGAGGGGCACAGCCCACTGTGGAGGCTGGCGTGGCCCACA TGATAGAGGCCTTGGGGGTACTGGAATCCCGGGGATCACCTGTGCCCTGGCACGATGGAAGCCTCTCAGACCTGAGCCTGACCGGGGAGGAGCCGGCACCTGGAGGCAgcccaggggacacaggctcagcCCTGAGTACCCAGTCCACTGAAACCCTGCAAGGGCCAAGTGGGCGGGTACCCAAGGATGGCTGGCGTCAGGATGAGGCCAGCACCCCCCGAAGAGGGCTGGGTGCCCGCCTCCAACAGCTGCTCACTCCTTCCCGCCGCTCCCCTGCCTCTCGTGTTCCCCCACCTGAGCTGCCCCCTGACCTGCCTCCCCCAGCCCGCCGCAGCCCCATGGACAGCCTTCTGCGCCCCCGGGAGCGCCCTGGATCCACTGCATCCGAGGTA agctcagcctctctgggcaGTGAGTGGGACCTCTCAGAATCTTCTCTCAGCAGCGTGAGCCTTCGCCATTCCTCAGAGCGCCTCAGTGACACCCCTGGATCCTTCCAGCCACCTTCCCTGGAA ATTCTGCTGTCTAGCTGCTCCTTGTGCCGTGCCTGTGATTCCCTGGTGTATGATGAGGAGATCATGGCTGGCTGGGCACCTGACGACTCCAACCTCAACACAACCTGTCCCTTCTGCACCTGCCCCTTTGTGCCCCTACTCAGTGTCCAGACCTTTGATTCCCGACCCAG TGCCCCCAGCCCCAAGCCTGCCTCTGCTGGTGCCAGTGGCAGCAAAGATGCTCCTGTCCCTGGGGGCCCAGGCCCTGTGCTCAGTGACCGCAGGCTCTGCCTTGCCCTGGATGAGCCCCAGCTCTGCAACGGACACGTGGGG GGTACCTCCCGGCGTGTCGAGAGTGGGGCATGGGCGTATCTGAGCCCCCTGGTGCTGCGTAAGGAACTGGAGTCGCTGGTAGAGAACGAGGGCAGTGAGGTGCTGGCGTTGCCTGAGCTGCCTGCTGCTCACCCCATCATCTTCTGGAACCTTCTGTGGTATTTCCAGCGGCTACGCCTGCCCAGTATTCTGCCATGTCTGGTGCTGGCCTCCTGTGAtggctccccacctccccag GCCCCATCTCCTTGGATAATGCCTGATCCAGCATCTGTGCAGGTGCGGCTGCTGTGGGATgtcctgacccctgaccccaatAGCTGCCCACCTCTCTATGTGCTCTGGAGGGTCCACA GCCAGATCCCCCAGCGGGTGGTATGGCCAGGCCCAGTACCTGCATCCCTTAGTCTAGCATTGCTGGAGTCCGTGCTGCGCCATGTCGGTCTCAATGAGGTGCACAAGGCTATAGGGCTCCTGCTGGAAACTCTAGGGCCCCCTCCCACTGGCCTGCACCTACAGAG GGGCATCTACCGTGAGATCTTATTCCTGACATTGGCTGCTCTGGGCAAGGACCACGTGGACATAG TGGCCTTCGACAAGAAGTACAAGTCTGCCTTTAACAAGCTGGCCAGCAGCATGGGCAAGGAGGAACTGAGGCAGCGGCGGGCACAGATGCCCACCCCAAAGGCCATTGACTGCCGAAAATATTTTGGAGCACCTCTGGAATGCTAG